The following are encoded in a window of Sutcliffiella horikoshii genomic DNA:
- a CDS encoding response regulator transcription factor — MFKIFIIEDDKTLFSEMEERLTQWTYDVHGVTDFNAILQDFTKIKPDLVIIDIQLPKYDGFHWCRMIRNHSKVPIIFLSSRDHPMDMVMSMQLGADDFVQKPFHFDVLIAKIQATLRRVYQYSAEPINLKTWAGATIDFEKNTVSNQKGTIELTKNELFILRSLIENKNKIVSRDELINRLWDDKRFVSDNTLTVNVNRLRKHLEQIGLGKYIETKVGQGYIALEGDSIHD; from the coding sequence TTGTTCAAAATTTTTATTATAGAAGACGATAAAACTTTATTTTCAGAGATGGAGGAGCGATTGACTCAATGGACCTATGATGTTCACGGAGTGACTGATTTCAATGCGATACTTCAAGATTTCACAAAAATTAAGCCTGACCTTGTGATTATAGATATTCAGCTGCCAAAGTATGATGGTTTTCACTGGTGCCGGATGATCCGTAACCATTCCAAGGTGCCAATCATCTTCCTTTCATCAAGGGACCACCCGATGGATATGGTTATGTCTATGCAACTTGGTGCCGATGATTTTGTGCAAAAGCCCTTCCATTTTGATGTGCTCATCGCCAAAATACAGGCAACGCTCAGACGGGTATATCAATACAGTGCCGAGCCGATTAACTTAAAAACGTGGGCCGGGGCAACGATTGATTTTGAAAAAAACACCGTATCCAATCAAAAGGGAACGATTGAGTTGACGAAGAATGAACTATTTATCCTTCGTTCACTGATTGAAAATAAAAACAAGATTGTCAGTCGCGATGAATTGATTAATCGGTTGTGGGATGATAAACGCTTTGTAAGTGATAATACGTTAACTGTTAATGTAAATCGACTTCGCAAGCATCTGGAGCAAATAGGACTTGGTAAATATATTGAAACGAAGGTCGGCCAGGGGTATATCGCTCTTGAAGGAGATTCCATTCATGATTAA